A single genomic interval of Homo sapiens chromosome 7, GRCh38.p14 Primary Assembly harbors:
- the VPS37D gene encoding vacuolar protein sorting-associated protein 37D encodes MYRARAARAGPEPGSPGRFGILSTGQLRDLLQDEPKLDRIVRLSRKFQGLQLEREACLASNYALAKENLALRPRLEMGRAALAIKYQELREVAENCADKLQRLEESMHRWSPHCALGWLQAELEEAEQEAEEQMEQLLLGEQSLEAFLPAFQRGRALAHLRRTQAEKLQELLRRRERSAQPAPTSAADPPKSFPAAAVLPTGAARGPPAVPRSLPPLDSRPVPPLKGSPGCPLGPAPLLSPRPSQPEPPHR; translated from the exons ATGTACCGGGCCCGGGCGGCGCGGGCGGGGCCGGAGCCCGGCAGCCCGGGGCGCTTTGGGATCCTCAGCACCGGGCAGCTCCGGGACCTGCTTCAGGATGAGCCCAAGCTGGACCGGATCGTGCGGCTCAGCAGGAAG TTCCAGGGCCTGCAGCTGGAGCGTGAGGCCTGCCTGGCCTCCAACTACGCGCTGGCCAAGGAGAACCTGGCCCTGCGGCCCCGCCTGGAGATGGGCCGGGCTGCCCTGGCCATCAAATACCAGGAGCTTCGTGAGGTGGCCGAGAACTGCGCGGACAAGCTGCAGCGACTGG AGGAAAGCATGCATCGCTGGAGTCCCCACTGCGCGCTGGGCTGGCTGCAGGCTGAGCTAGAAGAGGcggagcaggaggcagag GAGCAGATGGAGCAGCTGCTGCTCGGGGAGCAAAGCCTGGaggccttcctgcctgccttccagcGTGGCCGCGCCCTGGCCCACCTGAGGCGGACGCAGGCAGAGAAGCTGCAGGAGCTGCTGCGGCGTCGGGAGCGTTCTGCCCAGCCGGCCCCCACCTCGGCTGCTGATCCCCCCAAATCCTTCCCGGCTGCAGCTGTCCTGCCCACTGGGGCCGCCCGGGGGCCACCAGCAGTGCCCCGGAGCCTGCCCCCCTTGGACTCCCGCCCAGTGCCCCCACTGAAGGGCTCCCCCGGGTGCCCCCTCGGCCCGGCCCCCCTGCTGAGCCCTCGGCCCTCGCAGCCAGAGCCCCCCCACCGGTAG
- the VPS37D gene encoding vacuolar protein sorting-associated protein 37D isoform X1: MPPPLFQGLQLEREACLASNYALAKENLALRPRLEMGRAALAIKYQELREVAENCADKLQRLEESMHRWSPHCALGWLQAELEEAEQEAEEQMEQLLLGEQSLEAFLPAFQRGRALAHLRRTQAEKLQELLRRRERSAQPAPTSAADPPKSFPAAAVLPTGAARGPPAVPRSLPPLDSRPVPPLKGSPGCPLGPAPLLSPRPSQPEPPHR, translated from the exons TTCCAGGGCCTGCAGCTGGAGCGTGAGGCCTGCCTGGCCTCCAACTACGCGCTGGCCAAGGAGAACCTGGCCCTGCGGCCCCGCCTGGAGATGGGCCGGGCTGCCCTGGCCATCAAATACCAGGAGCTTCGTGAGGTGGCCGAGAACTGCGCGGACAAGCTGCAGCGACTGG AGGAAAGCATGCATCGCTGGAGTCCCCACTGCGCGCTGGGCTGGCTGCAGGCTGAGCTAGAAGAGGcggagcaggaggcagag GAGCAGATGGAGCAGCTGCTGCTCGGGGAGCAAAGCCTGGaggccttcctgcctgccttccagcGTGGCCGCGCCCTGGCCCACCTGAGGCGGACGCAGGCAGAGAAGCTGCAGGAGCTGCTGCGGCGTCGGGAGCGTTCTGCCCAGCCGGCCCCCACCTCGGCTGCTGATCCCCCCAAATCCTTCCCGGCTGCAGCTGTCCTGCCCACTGGGGCCGCCCGGGGGCCACCAGCAGTGCCCCGGAGCCTGCCCCCCTTGGACTCCCGCCCAGTGCCCCCACTGAAGGGCTCCCCCGGGTGCCCCCTCGGCCCGGCCCCCCTGCTGAGCCCTCGGCCCTCGCAGCCAGAGCCCCCCCACCGGTAG
- the VPS37D gene encoding vacuolar protein sorting-associated protein 37D isoform X2, whose translation MGRAALAIKYQELREVAENCADKLQRLEESMHRWSPHCALGWLQAELEEAEQEAEEQMEQLLLGEQSLEAFLPAFQRGRALAHLRRTQAEKLQELLRRRERSAQPAPTSAADPPKSFPAAAVLPTGAARGPPAVPRSLPPLDSRPVPPLKGSPGCPLGPAPLLSPRPSQPEPPHR comes from the exons ATGGGCCGGGCTGCCCTGGCCATCAAATACCAGGAGCTTCGTGAGGTGGCCGAGAACTGCGCGGACAAGCTGCAGCGACTGG AGGAAAGCATGCATCGCTGGAGTCCCCACTGCGCGCTGGGCTGGCTGCAGGCTGAGCTAGAAGAGGcggagcaggaggcagag GAGCAGATGGAGCAGCTGCTGCTCGGGGAGCAAAGCCTGGaggccttcctgcctgccttccagcGTGGCCGCGCCCTGGCCCACCTGAGGCGGACGCAGGCAGAGAAGCTGCAGGAGCTGCTGCGGCGTCGGGAGCGTTCTGCCCAGCCGGCCCCCACCTCGGCTGCTGATCCCCCCAAATCCTTCCCGGCTGCAGCTGTCCTGCCCACTGGGGCCGCCCGGGGGCCACCAGCAGTGCCCCGGAGCCTGCCCCCCTTGGACTCCCGCCCAGTGCCCCCACTGAAGGGCTCCCCCGGGTGCCCCCTCGGCCCGGCCCCCCTGCTGAGCCCTCGGCCCTCGCAGCCAGAGCCCCCCCACCGGTAG